The following proteins are encoded in a genomic region of Vanessa cardui chromosome W, ilVanCard2.1, whole genome shotgun sequence:
- the LOC124542609 gene encoding craniofacial development protein 2-like: MDNENYKNDRARAYPTGDAQEQHPAPVGNGQGLSHQNGRVRRKKRARSVREVKLRYASWNVGTMSGRGRELADVLKRRRINAACLQEIKWKGARAREIGEGYKLFYCGSDGKRNGVGIVLDSRLKECVVDVKRVNDRLIAIKLIVDGVTLNLISVYAPQSGCEESVKEKFWEDFDCLLMDLQDSEEVYVGGDFNGHVGKESDGYERVHGGLGFGNRNADGEALLQAACAFDLAITNTWFKKKEEHLITYKSGHHATQIDYFLVRRRSLCCVKNCKVLPGEALVTQHRLILMDFKLSVSPKNSRTRPPPKTRWRMLENDECAIRFRNQILEKMIEMSDMKETLANECWIEMARYIRKVAKDVFGESKGKGLIDRDT; the protein is encoded by the coding sequence ATGGACAATGAAAACTATAAGAATGATAGGGCTAGGGCGTACCCCACAGGCGACGCGCAGGAGCAGCACCCGGCCCCTGTGGGAAATGGACAAGGGTTGTCGCACCAAAACGGGCGGGTGCGACGTAAGAAGCGAGCTCGAAGTGTGAGAGAGGTAAAATTGCGGTATGCGAGTTGGAATGTAGGAACGATGTCTGGAAGAGGAAGGGAGCTAGCAGATGTTTTGAAAAGGCGAAGGATAAATGCAGCGTGCCTGCAAGAGATAAAGTGGAAGGGTGCAAGGGCTAGGGAAATAGGAGAAGGATATAAGTTATTCTATTGTGGAAGTGATGGGAAGAGAAATGGTGTGGGTATAGTTTTAGATAGTAGGTTGAAAGAATGTGTGGTTGATGTAAAAAGAGTGAATGATAGACTGATagcgattaaattaattgtggaCGGCGTGACACTGAATTTAATAAGTGTATACGCGCCACAGTCAGGCTGTGAGGAAAGCGTGAAAGAAAAGTTTTGGGAGGATTTTGATTGTCTGCTGATGGATTTACAGGATAGCGAGGAAGTCTATGTGGGTGGTGACTTTAATGGCCATGTAGGAAAAGAGAGTGATGGATATGAGAGAGTGCATGGTGGGTTGGGATTTGGAAACCGGAACGCTGACGGCGAGGCACTTTTACAAGCTGCCTGTGCCTTCGACCTGGCTATAACAAACACGTGGTTTAAGAAAAAAGAGGAACACCTAATAACTTACAAGAGTGGCCACCACGCGACACAGATAGACTATTTCCTAGTGAGGCGAAGGAGTCTATGCTGTGTCAAAAACTGTAAAGTGCTGCCAGGCGAAGCTTTAGTCACCCAACACAGACTAATCCtaatggattttaaattaagtgtctcGCCCAAAAACAGCCGAACACGGCCCCCTCCTAAGACAAGATGGCGTATGTTAGAGAATGATGAATGTGCTATTAGATTTAGGAACCAAATATTGGAGAAAATGATAGAAATGAGTGATATGAAAGAGACATTGGCGAATGAATGTTGGATTGAGATGGCTAGGTATATAAGGAAGGTCGCAAAAGATGTGTTTGGAGAGTCGAAAGGAAAGGGTTTAATAGATAGGGATACCTAG